One Halomonas sp. THAF5a genomic region harbors:
- a CDS encoding LysR family transcriptional regulator, with translation MSDRLPSLNALRAFDETARTLSVTRAAEALHVTHGAVSRQLKQLEEQLGVTLFRRQGRGLALTQEGELLRASTSQAFERLGQACTQLRRRASQAPLVLGCPGSFLARWFIPRLDRLKAQCPELNLHLTADEEVAGRLGTEVDAVLRFAEPPWPDDVRVIELAPERMGPVLAPDRLDIPDPAAADLTRLPMLHTQSRPQAWSQWFAAKGLDSATMRHDQAFEHLHYMLEAALVGLGVAIAPSYLVEEDLRTGRLVAPWGFIETPARLGLWLPSGAPRRDIARLAEWLKRELGRSPT, from the coding sequence TTGAGTGATCGACTGCCCTCGCTGAATGCCCTGCGCGCCTTCGACGAGACGGCCCGCACGCTGAGCGTCACCCGCGCCGCCGAGGCGCTCCACGTCACCCACGGGGCGGTCAGTCGCCAGCTCAAGCAGCTCGAGGAACAGCTCGGCGTGACGCTGTTCCGGCGCCAGGGCCGCGGCCTGGCGCTGACCCAGGAGGGCGAGCTCTTGCGTGCCTCGACCTCACAGGCCTTCGAGCGACTCGGCCAGGCCTGCACCCAGCTGCGCCGGCGCGCCTCACAGGCGCCGCTGGTGCTCGGCTGCCCGGGCAGCTTCCTGGCCCGCTGGTTCATCCCCCGGCTGGATCGGCTGAAGGCCCAGTGCCCGGAGCTGAACCTGCACCTGACCGCCGATGAGGAGGTGGCCGGCCGGCTCGGCACCGAGGTGGACGCCGTGCTGCGCTTCGCCGAGCCGCCCTGGCCCGATGACGTGCGGGTGATCGAGCTGGCGCCGGAGCGCATGGGGCCGGTACTGGCGCCGGACAGGCTCGATATCCCCGACCCCGCCGCCGCCGACCTGACGAGACTGCCCATGCTGCATACCCAGTCGCGGCCCCAGGCCTGGTCGCAGTGGTTCGCGGCCAAGGGGCTGGACTCCGCGACGATGCGCCACGACCAGGCCTTCGAGCACCTCCACTACATGCTCGAGGCGGCGCTGGTGGGCCTGGGGGTGGCCATCGCGCCCTCCTACCTGGTGGAGGAGGACCTGCGCACCGGGCGACTGGTCGCGCCCTGGGGCTTCATCGAGACCCCCGCCCGGCTCGGGCTGTGGCTGCCGTCGGGCGCCCCGCGGCGCGACATCGCGCGGCTCGCCGAGTGGCTGAAGCGGGAACTCGGGCGCTCCCCGACCTGA
- the trpA gene encoding tryptophan synthase subunit alpha, translated as MTPRHDRIARRFDELKTADRAGLVTFISAGDPDYATSLETLLALPEAGADVIELGMPFTDPMADGPSIQASTLRALEGGQTMARTLDMVRALRERDDATPVVLMGYYNPIYCRGVEAFLSEAAEAGVDGLIVVDLPPEHDAELCLPAQAHGLDFIRLATPTTDAERLPLVLENTSGFLYYVSSTGVTGAAAPSAERVAQEVEAIRAHTALPIGVGFGIRTPEQAGRIARFADAVVVGSALTDTVAEAESPAEAARGVLALTRELSAAVRRARETAEA; from the coding sequence ATGACCCCACGCCACGACCGCATCGCGCGCCGCTTCGACGAGCTCAAGACAGCCGACCGTGCCGGCCTCGTCACCTTCATCAGCGCCGGCGATCCCGACTACGCCACCAGCCTCGAGACCCTGCTGGCGCTGCCCGAGGCGGGCGCCGACGTGATCGAACTGGGCATGCCTTTCACCGACCCGATGGCGGACGGCCCCTCCATCCAGGCCTCCACGCTGCGCGCCCTGGAGGGCGGGCAGACCATGGCCAGGACGCTCGACATGGTGCGCGCCCTGCGCGAGCGCGACGACGCCACCCCGGTGGTGCTGATGGGCTACTACAACCCGATCTACTGCCGGGGCGTCGAGGCCTTCCTCAGTGAGGCCGCCGAGGCCGGCGTCGACGGGCTGATCGTGGTCGACCTGCCGCCGGAGCACGACGCCGAGCTGTGCCTGCCGGCCCAGGCCCACGGCCTCGACTTCATCCGCCTGGCGACCCCGACCACCGATGCCGAGCGCCTGCCGCTGGTGCTCGAGAACACCTCGGGCTTCCTCTACTACGTCTCCAGCACCGGCGTGACCGGCGCCGCCGCGCCGTCCGCCGAGCGCGTGGCCCAGGAGGTCGAGGCCATCCGCGCGCACACCGCGCTGCCGATCGGCGTCGGCTTCGGCATCCGCACCCCCGAGCAGGCCGGGCGCATCGCCCGCTTCGCCGACGCGGTGGTGGTCGGCTCGGCGCTGACCGACACCGTGGCCGAGGCCGAGAGCCCCGCCGAGGCCGCCCGCGGCGTGCTCGCGCTGACCCGTGAACTCTCCGCGGCCGTGCGCCGCGCCCGGGAGACGGCCGAGGCCTGA
- the iscR gene encoding Fe-S cluster assembly transcriptional regulator IscR: protein MRLTTKGRYAVTAMLDLAMNAESGPISLADISKRQEISLSYLEQLFARLRRAGLVGSVRGPGGGYLLAMAPNEITVARVIQAVNESVDSTRCGGLSDCQQGDTCLTHHLWCELSEHIHDFLEQVTLGQLAGREEILEIASRQRGRRDDGILASTL, encoded by the coding sequence ATGCGCCTGACCACCAAGGGACGCTACGCCGTCACCGCCATGCTCGACCTGGCGATGAACGCCGAGTCCGGCCCCATCAGCCTCGCCGACATCTCCAAGCGCCAGGAGATCTCGCTCTCCTACCTGGAGCAGCTGTTCGCGCGGCTGCGCCGTGCGGGGCTGGTCGGCAGCGTGCGCGGCCCGGGCGGCGGCTACCTGCTGGCCATGGCGCCGAACGAGATCACCGTGGCCCGGGTCATCCAGGCCGTCAACGAATCGGTGGACTCGACCCGCTGCGGCGGCCTCTCGGACTGCCAGCAGGGCGATACCTGCCTGACCCACCACCTGTGGTGCGAGCTCTCCGAGCACATTCACGACTTCCTCGAGCAGGTCACCCTGGGACAGCTGGCCGGGCGCGAGGAGATCCTCGAGATCGCCAGCCGCCAGCGCGGCCGCCGCGACGACGGCATCCTGGCCTCGACCCTCTGA
- the ndk gene encoding nucleoside-diphosphate kinase yields the protein MANQRTLSIIKPDAVAKNVIGEIESRFEKGGLKIVAAKMMQLSEEKAGGFYAEHKERPFFKDLVGFMTSGPVIVQVLEGEDAIAKNRDLMGATNPKEAAAGTIRADFAETIDANAVHGSDSPESAEREIAYFFEADEICAR from the coding sequence ATGGCTAACCAGCGCACCCTGTCCATCATCAAGCCCGACGCCGTTGCCAAGAACGTGATCGGCGAGATCGAGAGCCGTTTCGAGAAGGGCGGCCTGAAGATCGTGGCCGCCAAGATGATGCAGCTCTCCGAGGAGAAGGCCGGTGGCTTCTACGCCGAGCACAAGGAGCGCCCCTTCTTCAAGGACCTGGTCGGCTTCATGACCTCCGGCCCGGTGATCGTGCAGGTGCTCGAGGGCGAGGACGCCATCGCCAAGAACCGTGACCTGATGGGCGCCACCAACCCGAAGGAAGCGGCCGCCGGCACCATCCGCGCCGACTTCGCCGAGACCATCGACGCCAACGCCGTGCACGGCTCCGACTCCCCGGAATCCGCCGAGCGCGAGATCGCCTACTTCTTCGAGGCCGACGAGATCTGCGCACGCTGA
- a CDS encoding iron-sulfur cluster assembly accessory protein, which translates to MAHLSITTSAAEQIRRVLDERGHGLGLRVSVKPSGCSGYSYVLDFADEAANDDVSFEEHGVTVFVAPEALEMLDGSEVDYVTEGLNRFFRFNNPNVKDECGCGESFTV; encoded by the coding sequence ATGGCGCATCTTTCGATCACCACGTCCGCCGCCGAGCAGATCCGCCGGGTACTCGACGAGCGCGGCCACGGCCTGGGCCTGCGGGTCTCGGTCAAGCCCAGCGGCTGCTCCGGCTACAGCTACGTGCTCGACTTCGCCGACGAGGCCGCCAACGACGACGTGAGCTTCGAGGAGCACGGCGTGACCGTCTTCGTCGCCCCCGAGGCGCTGGAGATGCTCGACGGCAGCGAGGTCGACTACGTCACCGAGGGGCTCAACCGCTTCTTCCGCTTCAACAACCCCAACGTCAAGGACGAGTGCGGCTGCGGCGAGAGCTTCACCGTCTGA
- the secF gene encoding protein translocase subunit SecF yields MKSLTQRQFDFMGKRRGAFALSVAMLLASVVAMVAMGLNLGLDFTGGTLVEVRFASAPALETVRQTLEATGFQDVSVQTFGASTEVLIRLQQAFEAGVGDQIVALLQEAGHDVSLVRAEFVGAQVGDQLRDQSGMGMLVALGIVMLYVAARFQYKFAVGALLALMHDVIIVVGAFALFGFEFDLTVLAAVLAVIGYSLNDTIVVYDRIRENIRKSRIDDMPAIFNESINQTLSRTLATSGTTLLVLLALVTLGGDMIHNFAVALIIGVVVGTFSSIYVSAALLLPLKLSREDLIPTKKEDPEAEELP; encoded by the coding sequence ATGAAATCCCTGACCCAACGACAGTTCGACTTCATGGGCAAGCGCCGGGGCGCCTTCGCGCTCTCGGTGGCGATGCTGCTGGCCTCGGTGGTCGCGATGGTGGCCATGGGCCTCAACCTGGGCCTCGACTTCACCGGCGGCACTCTGGTCGAGGTGCGCTTCGCCTCCGCACCGGCCCTGGAAACGGTGCGCCAGACCCTGGAGGCCACCGGCTTTCAGGACGTCTCGGTGCAGACCTTCGGCGCCTCCACCGAGGTGCTGATCCGCCTCCAGCAGGCCTTCGAGGCCGGCGTCGGCGACCAGATCGTCGCGCTGCTGCAGGAGGCCGGCCACGACGTCTCGCTGGTGCGCGCCGAGTTCGTCGGGGCCCAGGTGGGCGACCAGCTGCGCGACCAGAGCGGCATGGGCATGCTGGTGGCGCTGGGCATCGTGATGCTCTACGTCGCGGCGCGCTTCCAGTACAAGTTCGCCGTGGGCGCCCTGCTGGCGCTGATGCATGACGTGATCATCGTGGTCGGCGCCTTCGCGCTGTTCGGCTTCGAGTTCGATCTCACGGTGCTGGCGGCGGTGCTCGCCGTGATCGGCTACTCGCTCAACGACACCATCGTGGTCTACGACCGCATCCGCGAGAACATCCGCAAGTCGCGCATCGACGACATGCCGGCGATCTTCAACGAGTCCATCAACCAGACCCTGTCGCGCACCCTGGCGACCTCCGGCACCACCCTGCTGGTGCTGCTGGCGCTGGTGACCCTGGGCGGGGACATGATCCACAACTTCGCGGTGGCGCTGATCATCGGCGTGGTGGTGGGCACCTTCTCGTCGATCTACGTCTCCGCGGCCCTGCTGCTGCCGCTGAAGCTCAGCCGCGAGGATCTGATCCCGACCAAGAAGGAAGACCCGGAGGCCGAGGAGCTGCCCTGA
- the cysE gene encoding serine O-acetyltransferase produces the protein MLQRLREDINSVFARDPAARNFLEVLTNYPGLHALLAHRMSHWLWRRNLKWLARTLSQLARLLTGIEIHPGATIGRRFFIDHGMGVVIGETAEVGDDVTLYQGVTLGGTSWNKGKRHPTLGDGVIVGAGAKILGPFTVGTGAKIGSNAVVTKEVPAGATVVGIPGKVVQRSEPDDPEAIAVDPERREAMRRKFGFDAYGVSQDMPDPVARSIQAMLDHMHAVDERIERMCTTLRKVDASYRDGRLPELRDEDFADILDEGCPPIQGADAASRAAQQEAQDTPDHQAPPRRHNG, from the coding sequence ATGCTTCAACGTCTGCGCGAGGACATCAACAGCGTATTCGCCCGCGACCCGGCGGCCCGTAACTTCCTGGAAGTGCTGACCAACTACCCGGGACTGCACGCCCTGCTGGCGCACCGGATGAGTCACTGGCTGTGGCGCAGGAACCTGAAGTGGCTGGCGCGCACCCTGTCGCAGCTGGCGCGCCTGCTGACCGGCATCGAGATCCACCCCGGCGCCACCATTGGCCGCCGCTTCTTCATCGACCACGGCATGGGCGTGGTGATCGGCGAGACCGCCGAGGTGGGCGACGACGTCACCCTCTACCAGGGCGTGACCCTGGGTGGCACCAGCTGGAACAAGGGCAAGCGCCACCCGACCCTGGGCGACGGCGTGATCGTCGGCGCCGGGGCCAAGATCCTCGGCCCCTTCACCGTCGGCACCGGCGCCAAGATCGGCTCCAACGCGGTGGTCACCAAGGAGGTGCCGGCCGGCGCCACCGTGGTCGGGATCCCGGGCAAGGTGGTCCAGCGCAGCGAGCCCGACGACCCCGAGGCGATCGCGGTGGACCCCGAGCGCCGCGAGGCGATGCGCCGCAAGTTCGGCTTCGACGCCTACGGGGTCAGCCAGGACATGCCCGACCCGGTGGCCCGCTCGATCCAGGCGATGCTCGATCACATGCACGCCGTGGACGAGCGCATCGAGCGCATGTGCACCACCCTGCGCAAGGTCGACGCCAGCTACCGCGACGGTCGCCTGCCGGAGCTGCGCGACGAGGACTTCGCCGACATCCTCGACGAGGGCTGCCCGCCGATCCAGGGCGCGGACGCCGCTTCGCGCGCGGCGCAGCAGGAGGCGCAAGACACGCCTGACCACCAGGCGCCCCCTCGCCGGCACAATGGTTGA
- a CDS encoding inositol monophosphatase family protein, producing MHPMVQFALRAARSAGEQFLRIRERIENSHQEPSLDRLLEDAARNAETLIVRQLARGYPQHGVQGRFTPHRPGEGEGADTLWKIEPFHGYSDLTVAAPGFALSVVCLVKGRPEHAVVICPFSDDEYLASRGRGAQLNGKRIRVTKRTAVAGTRVAMGLPETWLRPRLLPAYLTLVQQLGPQIEQQRASGSGLLDLADLAAGRADAAFVLGLEEQDLHVGSLLLKESGALMGTPDGQPSVEVEGPLMAAGPRLYKALVQQLKPHF from the coding sequence ATGCATCCGATGGTCCAATTCGCCCTGCGTGCCGCACGCAGTGCCGGCGAACAATTCCTGCGTATCCGCGAGCGAATCGAGAACTCCCACCAGGAGCCCAGCCTCGACCGCCTGCTCGAGGACGCCGCCCGCAACGCCGAGACGCTGATCGTTCGTCAGCTCGCCCGCGGCTATCCCCAGCACGGCGTCCAGGGGCGCTTCACCCCGCATCGCCCCGGCGAGGGCGAAGGCGCCGACACCCTCTGGAAGATCGAACCCTTTCACGGCTACTCCGACCTGACCGTTGCCGCTCCCGGCTTCGCCCTGTCGGTGGTGTGCCTGGTCAAGGGCCGCCCGGAGCATGCGGTGGTGATCTGCCCCTTCAGCGACGACGAATACCTGGCCAGCCGCGGCCGCGGTGCCCAGCTCAACGGCAAGCGCATCCGCGTGACCAAGCGCACCGCCGTGGCCGGCACCCGCGTCGCCATGGGGCTGCCCGAGACCTGGCTGCGCCCGCGCCTGCTGCCCGCCTACCTGACCCTGGTCCAGCAGCTCGGCCCGCAGATCGAGCAGCAGCGCGCCTCCGGCAGCGGCCTGCTCGACCTGGCCGACCTGGCCGCCGGTCGTGCGGATGCCGCCTTCGTGCTGGGCCTCGAGGAGCAGGACCTGCACGTCGGCTCGCTGCTGCTCAAGGAGAGCGGCGCGCTGATGGGCACCCCCGACGGCCAGCCCAGCGTCGAGGTCGAAGGCCCCCTCATGGCCGCCGGCCCGCGCCTCTACAAGGCCCTGGTGCAGCAGCTCAAGCCGCACTTCTGA
- a CDS encoding IscS subfamily cysteine desulfurase, with product MSAHVYLDYAATTPVDPRVAEAMSRYLTMDGIFANPASRSHMLGWQAEQAVESARRQVADLIGADPREIVWTSGATEADNLALTGVMRANRARGRHLITSTIEHKAVIDTAKALEEEGFEVTWLAPSRDGRISPERLAEAMREDTVLVSLMAVNNELGVIHDLAALAEVVHAGGAIFHVDAAQAVGRLPLDVARLGIDLMSLSGHKAYGPKGIGALYVKRDPDLRLEALIHGGGHERGMRSGTLPTHQIVGMGEAFALAAAEGEADQARIEALRDRLLAGLADLDGIHRNTAVEASVPNILNLAFEGVDGESLLMTLRDIALSTGSACNSASVEPSYVLKGIGVPRDLALASLRFSFGRFTTEADIDRTLDALRHALTGLRRRAV from the coding sequence ATGAGCGCACACGTCTACCTCGATTATGCCGCCACCACCCCGGTCGACCCGCGGGTCGCGGAGGCCATGAGCCGCTACCTCACGATGGACGGCATCTTCGCCAATCCCGCCTCGCGCAGCCATATGCTGGGCTGGCAGGCGGAGCAGGCGGTGGAGAGCGCGCGGCGCCAGGTCGCCGACCTGATCGGCGCCGATCCCCGCGAGATCGTCTGGACCAGCGGCGCCACCGAGGCCGACAACCTGGCGCTCACTGGCGTCATGCGCGCCAACCGCGCCCGGGGCCGCCACCTGATCACCTCCACCATCGAGCACAAGGCGGTGATCGACACCGCCAAGGCGCTGGAGGAGGAGGGCTTCGAGGTGACCTGGCTCGCCCCGTCACGCGACGGGCGCATCTCGCCGGAACGGCTCGCCGAGGCGATGCGCGAGGACACCGTGCTGGTCTCGCTGATGGCGGTGAACAACGAGCTCGGCGTCATCCACGACCTGGCGGCGCTCGCCGAGGTGGTCCACGCCGGCGGGGCGATCTTCCACGTCGATGCCGCCCAGGCGGTGGGGCGACTCCCGCTCGACGTGGCGCGGCTCGGCATCGACCTGATGTCGCTCTCGGGCCACAAGGCCTACGGGCCCAAGGGCATCGGTGCCCTCTACGTGAAGCGCGACCCGGACCTGCGCCTCGAGGCGCTGATCCACGGCGGCGGCCACGAGCGCGGCATGCGCTCCGGCACCCTGCCGACCCACCAGATCGTCGGCATGGGCGAGGCCTTCGCCCTCGCCGCCGCCGAGGGGGAGGCCGACCAGGCCCGCATCGAAGCGCTGCGCGACCGCCTGCTGGCGGGCCTCGCCGACCTCGACGGCATCCATCGCAATACCGCGGTCGAGGCCTCGGTCCCGAACATCCTCAACCTGGCCTTCGAGGGCGTGGACGGCGAGTCGCTGCTGATGACGCTGCGTGATATCGCGCTCTCCACCGGCTCGGCCTGCAACTCGGCCAGCGTCGAACCCTCCTACGTGCTGAAGGGCATCGGCGTGCCGCGCGACCTGGCGCTGGCCTCGCTGCGCTTCAGCTTCGGCCGCTTCACCACCGAGGCCGACATCGACCGCACCCTGGACGCCCTGCGACACGCCCTCACGGGGCTGCGTCGCCGGGCGGTCTGA
- the trmJ gene encoding tRNA (cytosine(32)/uridine(32)-2'-O)-methyltransferase TrmJ, which produces MLERIRTVLIGTSHPGNIGGTARAMHNMGLADLALVAPRCEPLTADTVSRASGADHIVHAARTVATLEEAVGDCTLVVGASARSRTLPWPMITPRALGERLPQELADPAARVALVFGREDSGLTNAELQRCHAHVHIPTNPDFSSLNLAAAVQVLAYECRQAWLGQQAAATDEAAPTQPLASHEELERYFEHLERTLIGIGFHDPAMPRQLMARLRRFTLRARPERMELNILRGILTATEQQTERRPGEGSPDDEARGR; this is translated from the coding sequence ATGCTCGAGCGCATCCGCACCGTCCTGATCGGCACCAGCCACCCCGGCAACATCGGCGGCACCGCCCGCGCCATGCACAACATGGGCCTGGCCGACCTGGCCCTGGTGGCGCCGCGCTGCGAGCCGCTCACCGCCGACACCGTCTCCCGCGCCTCGGGCGCCGACCATATCGTCCACGCCGCGCGCACGGTCGCGACCCTCGAGGAGGCGGTGGGCGACTGCACCCTGGTTGTCGGCGCCAGCGCCCGCTCGCGCACCCTGCCCTGGCCGATGATCACCCCCCGGGCGCTGGGCGAGCGTCTGCCCCAGGAGCTCGCCGACCCGGCGGCCCGGGTGGCGCTGGTCTTCGGCCGCGAGGACAGCGGCCTGACCAACGCCGAGCTGCAGCGCTGCCACGCCCACGTGCATATCCCCACCAACCCCGACTTCAGCTCCCTGAACCTGGCCGCCGCGGTGCAGGTGCTCGCCTACGAGTGCCGCCAGGCCTGGCTCGGCCAGCAGGCGGCGGCGACGGACGAAGCGGCCCCGACCCAGCCGCTGGCCAGCCACGAGGAGCTCGAGCGCTACTTCGAGCACCTCGAGCGCACCCTGATCGGCATCGGCTTCCACGACCCGGCCATGCCGCGACAGCTGATGGCCCGGCTGCGCCGCTTCACCCTGCGCGCACGCCCCGAGCGCATGGAGCTCAACATACTGCGCGGCATCCTCACCGCCACCGAGCAGCAGACCGAGCGCCGGCCAGGCGAGGGCTCTCCGGACGATGAGGCCCGGGGGCGATGA
- the trpB gene encoding tryptophan synthase subunit beta: MGLPHPTAEFAPDADGFFGRFGGRFVAETLMPLILELQEAYASARQDPAFNAELDALRRDYIGRESPLYLAERLTEALGGARIYLKREDLMHTGAHKINNCIGQVLLARRMGKQRIIAETGAGMHGVATATVAARFGMECIIYMGSTDIDRQQPNVQRMKLLGARVIPVTSGTGTLKDAMNDALRDWVTNVADTFYIIGTVAGPHPYPAMVRDFQSVIGQEAREQLAEKEGRLPDSLVACIGGGSNAMGLFHPFLEDEDVRLIGVEAAGEGLETGKHAASLQGGSPGVLHGNRTFLLQSAEGQITDAHSISAGLDYPGIGPEHAWLHEVGRAEYVAVTDDEALDAFKTLCRLEGIIPALESSHAIAHAIKLAPTLPEDHVMVLNLSGRGDKDMTTVTERLADELAADAPAE, translated from the coding sequence ATGGGTCTGCCGCACCCCACCGCCGAATTCGCCCCCGATGCCGATGGCTTCTTCGGCCGCTTCGGTGGCCGCTTCGTCGCCGAAACCCTGATGCCGCTGATCCTCGAGCTGCAGGAAGCCTACGCGTCGGCCAGGCAGGATCCCGCGTTTAACGCCGAGCTGGACGCACTTCGCCGCGACTACATCGGTCGCGAGAGCCCGCTCTACCTCGCCGAGCGGCTGACCGAGGCGCTCGGCGGCGCGCGGATCTATCTCAAGCGCGAGGACCTGATGCATACCGGCGCGCACAAGATCAACAACTGCATCGGCCAGGTGCTGCTGGCCCGGCGCATGGGCAAGCAGCGCATCATCGCCGAGACCGGCGCCGGCATGCACGGCGTGGCCACCGCCACCGTGGCGGCCCGCTTCGGCATGGAATGCATCATCTACATGGGCAGCACCGACATCGACCGCCAGCAGCCCAACGTGCAGCGCATGAAGCTCTTGGGCGCCAGGGTGATCCCGGTGACCAGCGGCACCGGCACCCTGAAGGATGCGATGAACGACGCCCTGCGCGACTGGGTGACCAACGTCGCGGACACCTTCTACATCATCGGCACCGTGGCCGGCCCGCACCCGTATCCGGCCATGGTGCGCGACTTCCAGTCCGTGATCGGCCAGGAGGCGCGCGAGCAGCTGGCCGAGAAGGAGGGCCGGCTGCCCGATTCGCTGGTGGCCTGCATCGGCGGCGGCTCCAACGCCATGGGCCTGTTCCATCCCTTCCTCGAGGACGAGGACGTGCGCCTGATCGGCGTGGAAGCCGCCGGCGAGGGCCTGGAGACCGGCAAGCACGCGGCCAGCCTGCAGGGCGGCAGCCCCGGCGTGCTGCACGGCAACCGCACCTTCCTGCTGCAGTCCGCCGAGGGCCAGATCACCGACGCGCACTCGATCTCGGCGGGCCTGGACTACCCGGGCATCGGCCCCGAGCACGCCTGGCTGCATGAGGTCGGCCGCGCCGAGTACGTTGCCGTGACCGACGACGAGGCGCTCGACGCCTTCAAGACCCTGTGCCGCCTGGAAGGCATCATCCCGGCGCTGGAGTCGTCCCACGCCATCGCCCACGCGATCAAGCTGGCGCCGACGCTGCCCGAGGACCACGTCATGGTGCTGAACCTGAGCGGGCGCGGCGACAAGGACATGACCACCGTCACCGAACGCCTGGCCGACGAACTGGCCGCCGACGCCCCGGCAGAATGA
- the rlmN gene encoding 23S rRNA (adenine(2503)-C(2))-methyltransferase RlmN, giving the protein MTATTAPRLTNLLGMTREEMEAFFLSIGEKKFRAAQVMKWIHIEGCDDFAAMTNLSKALRTRLAEVAEIRGPGVVYEGSSSDGTRKWVLEVEDGSYVETVLIPADNGKRRTLCVSSQVGCSLDCSFCSTGKQGFQRNLTAAEIIGQVWVAQRSVGPRRDTTNRPVTNVVMMGMGEPLLNYDNVVPAMKLMLDDDGYGLSKRRVTLSTSGVVPMLDRLGDELDVSLAVSLHAANDELRNELVPLNRKYNIRSLLDACQRYLAKCHDTRQVTIEYTVIKDVNDQQEHARQLAELLEELPCKINLIPFNPFPHSGYEKPSRNQVMRFQQWLYELGYTAPIRSTRGDDIDAACGQLVGRVKDRTKRHARYIQSIQIDAD; this is encoded by the coding sequence ATGACCGCCACCACTGCTCCCCGACTCACCAACCTGCTCGGCATGACGCGCGAGGAGATGGAAGCCTTCTTCCTCTCCATCGGCGAGAAGAAGTTCCGTGCCGCCCAGGTGATGAAGTGGATCCACATCGAGGGCTGCGACGACTTCGCGGCCATGACCAACCTCTCCAAGGCGCTGCGTACCCGCCTGGCCGAGGTCGCCGAGATTCGCGGCCCGGGCGTGGTCTACGAGGGCTCGTCGAGCGACGGCACCCGCAAGTGGGTGCTCGAAGTGGAAGACGGCAGCTACGTGGAGACGGTGCTGATCCCCGCCGACAACGGCAAGCGGCGCACCCTGTGCGTCTCGTCCCAGGTCGGCTGCTCGCTGGACTGCAGCTTCTGCTCCACCGGCAAGCAGGGCTTCCAGCGCAACCTCACCGCCGCCGAGATCATCGGCCAGGTGTGGGTGGCCCAGCGCAGCGTGGGGCCGCGGCGCGACACCACCAACCGCCCCGTCACCAACGTGGTGATGATGGGCATGGGCGAGCCGCTGCTGAACTACGACAACGTCGTGCCGGCCATGAAGCTGATGCTCGACGACGACGGTTACGGCCTCTCCAAGCGCCGCGTCACGCTCTCCACCTCCGGGGTGGTGCCGATGCTCGACAGGCTCGGCGACGAGCTCGACGTGAGCCTCGCCGTCTCGCTGCACGCCGCCAACGACGAGCTGCGCAACGAGCTGGTGCCGCTCAACCGCAAGTACAACATCCGCAGTCTGCTCGATGCCTGCCAGCGCTACCTGGCCAAGTGCCACGACACGCGCCAGGTGACCATCGAGTACACGGTGATCAAGGACGTCAACGACCAGCAGGAGCACGCCCGCCAGCTCGCCGAGCTGCTCGAGGAGCTGCCGTGCAAGATCAACCTGATCCCGTTCAACCCCTTCCCGCACTCGGGCTACGAGAAGCCGTCGCGCAACCAGGTGATGCGCTTCCAGCAGTGGCTCTATGAGCTGGGCTATACGGCCCCGATCCGCTCCACCCGCGGCGACGACATCGATGCCGCCTGCGGCCAGCTGGTGGGCCGCGTCAAGGATCGCACCAAGCGTCACGCGCGCTATATCCAGTCGATCCAGATCGACGCCGACTGA